One Streptomyces sp. L2 genomic window carries:
- a CDS encoding YqgE/AlgH family protein, producing MTEVSSLTGRLLVATPALADPNFDRAVVLLLDHDEEGSLGVVLNRPTPVDVGDILEGWADLADAPGVVFQGGPVSLDSALGVAVIPGGASGDRVPLGWRRVHGAIGLVDLEAPPELLASALGSLRIFAGYAGWGPGQLEDELAEGAWYVVESEPGDVSSPEPERLWREVLRRQRGELAMVATYPDDPSLN from the coding sequence ATGACCGAGGTGTCCTCGCTCACAGGGCGACTGCTCGTGGCCACGCCCGCCCTGGCGGACCCGAACTTCGACCGTGCCGTCGTGCTCCTTCTCGACCACGACGAGGAGGGCTCCCTCGGCGTCGTCCTCAACCGGCCCACCCCGGTGGACGTCGGCGACATCCTGGAGGGCTGGGCCGACCTCGCCGACGCGCCGGGGGTGGTGTTCCAGGGCGGGCCCGTCTCGCTCGACTCCGCGCTGGGCGTCGCCGTCATCCCGGGCGGCGCGAGCGGTGACCGGGTGCCGCTCGGCTGGCGCCGGGTGCACGGCGCGATCGGCCTCGTCGACCTGGAGGCCCCGCCGGAACTCCTCGCCTCGGCCCTCGGCTCCCTGCGGATCTTCGCCGGGTACGCCGGCTGGGGACCCGGCCAGCTGGAGGACGAGCTGGCGGAGGGCGCCTGGTACGTCGTGGAGTCCGAGCCCGGCGACGTCTCCTCACCGGAGCCGGAGCGGCTGTGGCGCGAGGTGCTGCGCCGCCAGCGCGGGGAGCTGGCGATGGTGGCCACGTACCCGGACGACCCTTCGCTCAACTGA
- a CDS encoding DUF3039 domain-containing protein, which translates to MSTLEPERGTGTGTLVEPTPQVSHGDGDHERFAHYVQKDKIMASALDGTPVVALCGKVWVPGRDPKKYPVCPMCKEIYESMGSGGDEGKGGDK; encoded by the coding sequence ATGAGCACTCTTGAGCCCGAGCGCGGGACTGGTACCGGGACCCTCGTCGAGCCGACGCCGCAGGTGTCCCACGGCGACGGTGACCACGAGCGCTTCGCCCACTACGTCCAGAAGGACAAGATCATGGCGAGCGCCCTCGACGGCACGCCCGTCGTGGCGCTGTGCGGCAAGGTGTGGGTGCCCGGCCGCGACCCGAAGAAGTATCCCGTCTGCCCCATGTGCAAGGAGATCTACGAGTCCATGGGCAGCGGAGGCGACGAGGGCAAGGGCGGCGACAAGTAG
- a CDS encoding beta-N-acetylhexosaminidase, with the protein MPAPQRAARNADGHLSLDSGTGLEAGPGTEGVAHWLRATLGAATGLPFSEARDHDRRIVLGIEPGLPAEGYRLAVTPTGAELAGGGPAGLFWAAQTLRQLLGPDAFRRAPLPGRHWRLPLARIEDAPRFRWRGLLLDVARHFMPKDGVLRYLDLMAAHKLNVLHLHLTDDQGWRVEIQRYPRLTEVGSWRARTKFGHRASPLWEEKPHGGFYTQDDIREIVAYAAERHITVVPEIDVPGHSQAAIAAYPELGNTDVIDTTTLSVWDTWGVNPNVLAPTDTTLRFYEGVLEEVLALFPSRFVHIGGDECPKDQWRRSPRAQARIAELGLADEDELQSWFVRHFDTWLSARGRRLIGWDEILEGGLADGAAVSSWRGYGGGVAAARAGHDVVMCPEQQVYLDHRQDPGADEPVPIGFVRTLEDVYRFEPVPPQLTDDEARHVLGTQANVWTEVLEDQARVDYQTFPRLAAFAEVAWSRLPAPAERDFAGFERRMAAHYRRLDALGVAYRPPAGPRPWQRRPGVLGRPVDGPPPNK; encoded by the coding sequence ATTCCCGCGCCCCAGCGCGCCGCCCGGAACGCCGACGGTCATCTGAGCCTGGACAGCGGGACGGGGCTGGAGGCGGGGCCCGGCACGGAGGGGGTCGCCCACTGGCTGCGGGCCACGCTCGGAGCGGCGACCGGCCTGCCCTTTTCCGAGGCGCGCGACCACGACCGCCGCATCGTGCTCGGCATCGAACCCGGCCTGCCCGCCGAGGGCTACCGGCTCGCCGTCACCCCCACCGGCGCCGAACTGGCCGGCGGCGGCCCCGCGGGACTGTTCTGGGCGGCCCAGACGCTACGGCAACTGCTCGGACCGGACGCCTTCCGGCGCGCCCCGCTGCCCGGCCGGCACTGGCGGCTGCCCCTCGCCCGGATCGAGGACGCGCCCCGCTTCCGCTGGCGCGGCCTCCTCCTCGACGTGGCCCGGCACTTCATGCCCAAGGACGGCGTCCTGCGCTACCTGGACCTGATGGCCGCGCACAAACTGAACGTCCTCCACCTCCACCTGACGGACGACCAGGGCTGGCGCGTCGAGATCCAGCGGTACCCGCGGCTCACCGAGGTCGGGTCCTGGCGGGCGCGGACGAAATTCGGCCACCGCGCCTCACCGCTGTGGGAGGAGAAACCGCACGGCGGCTTCTACACCCAGGACGACATCCGGGAGATCGTCGCCTACGCCGCCGAGCGGCATATCACCGTCGTCCCGGAGATCGACGTACCCGGGCATTCGCAGGCCGCCATCGCCGCGTACCCGGAGCTCGGCAACACCGACGTCATCGACACCACCACCCTCTCCGTCTGGGACACCTGGGGCGTCAATCCCAACGTACTCGCCCCCACCGACACCACCCTCCGCTTCTACGAGGGCGTCCTGGAGGAGGTACTCGCCCTCTTCCCCTCGCGGTTCGTCCACATCGGCGGCGACGAGTGCCCCAAGGACCAGTGGCGGCGGTCCCCGCGCGCCCAGGCCCGGATCGCCGAACTGGGCCTCGCCGACGAGGACGAGCTGCAGTCCTGGTTCGTCCGGCACTTCGACACGTGGCTCTCCGCGCGCGGGCGCAGGCTCATCGGCTGGGACGAGATCCTGGAAGGCGGCCTCGCCGACGGCGCCGCCGTCTCCTCCTGGCGCGGCTACGGCGGCGGGGTCGCGGCCGCGCGCGCGGGGCACGACGTGGTCATGTGCCCGGAGCAGCAGGTGTACCTGGACCACCGTCAGGACCCGGGCGCGGACGAGCCCGTGCCGATCGGCTTCGTCCGCACCCTGGAGGACGTGTACCGGTTCGAACCCGTTCCACCCCAACTCACCGATGACGAGGCCCGGCACGTGCTGGGCACCCAGGCCAACGTCTGGACCGAGGTGCTGGAAGACCAAGCACGCGTGGACTACCAGACCTTCCCCCGCCTCGCCGCCTTCGCCGAGGTCGCCTGGAGCCGTCTCCCGGCCCCGGCGGAACGGGACTTCGCCGGCTTCGAACGCCGTATGGCCGCCCACTACCGCCGGCTCGACGCCCTCGGCGTCGCCTACCGGCCACCCGCCGGCCCCCGCCCGTGGCAGCGGCGCCCCGGCGTGCTCGGCCGCCCGGTCGACGGACCGCCCCCGAACAAGTAA
- a CDS encoding FAD binding domain-containing protein, with amino-acid sequence MTTHAPRTAQAVTLPTTLDEAVAALTAMPTAVPVAGGTDLMAAVNSGQLRPAALVGLGRISEIRGWQYQDGHALLGAGLTHARMGRPDFAALIPALAAAARAAGPPHIRNAGTLGGNIASAAPTGDALPVLAALEATLIIAGPGGARREIPVSHLLAGVEMLRGGELIGYVRVPLLHAPQVFLKATGRTGPGRAVGSVAVVLDPARRGVRCAVGAIAPMPLRPLEAEQWVARLIDWDNDRALVPEALHAFGEYVAAACIPDPAPEPDGSVTPLPPAVLHLRRTVAALARRALGRALS; translated from the coding sequence TTGACCACGCACGCACCGCGGACGGCGCAGGCCGTCACGTTGCCCACGACGCTGGACGAGGCCGTGGCGGCCCTCACGGCCATGCCCACCGCCGTCCCCGTCGCGGGCGGCACCGACCTGATGGCCGCCGTCAACTCCGGTCAGCTCAGGCCCGCCGCCCTGGTCGGCCTCGGACGGATCAGCGAGATCCGCGGCTGGCAGTACCAGGACGGCCACGCCCTGCTCGGCGCCGGCCTCACCCACGCGCGCATGGGCCGCCCCGACTTCGCGGCCCTCATCCCCGCGCTCGCCGCCGCCGCGCGCGCCGCGGGCCCGCCGCACATCCGCAACGCCGGCACCCTCGGCGGCAACATCGCCTCCGCCGCCCCCACCGGGGACGCGCTGCCGGTGCTGGCCGCCCTGGAGGCGACCCTGATCATCGCGGGGCCGGGCGGCGCCCGCCGGGAGATCCCGGTGTCGCACCTGCTGGCCGGGGTGGAGATGCTGCGCGGCGGAGAACTCATCGGCTACGTGCGCGTGCCGCTGCTGCACGCCCCGCAGGTCTTCCTGAAGGCGACCGGCCGGACCGGACCGGGCCGGGCGGTCGGCTCGGTGGCCGTCGTCCTGGACCCCGCCCGGCGCGGGGTGCGCTGCGCGGTCGGCGCCATAGCGCCGATGCCGCTGCGGCCCCTGGAGGCCGAGCAGTGGGTCGCCCGGCTCATCGACTGGGACAACGACCGCGCGCTCGTCCCGGAGGCCCTGCACGCCTTCGGCGAGTACGTCGCCGCGGCCTGCATCCCCGACCCGGCCCCGGAACCCGACGGCTCGGTGACCCCGCTGCCACCCGCCGTACTGCACCTGCGGCGCACCGTCGCCGCGCTGGCCCGACGAGCACTGGGGAGGGCGCTGTCGTGA